The nucleotide window AAATTTATTAGTTGCTTTATTACCATGCTGGAATTTATAAATCTAATCCCTGTTACTCTAATACTGGATGcattctgaaaacatttttaagtacataagttaatgattaaatataattataaaataaatgaatcattaaaaaattagttcaataagatcattgaataaattattatctgtttttagtatttattaagtgACATCTATAGTTTATTGTTTATCCTATGATCTATGGGACTGATTTATTAAACATGACTTCAACAATTTGTATTTTACCTTCATATTTCTATCTAGAATGTTATTCTCAGAGACATTCATTCCATTTGTTGCAGAACTTTTACATAACAAGATTGTAGTTTaccattaaattatacaaattttattattaaatagctattttttattaattatattatgtgacaaaaaatatccattagtgatataaattaattttcatttatcttgagtaatattattttttgattatataaattacattatgttttaattttatatgatttggaatacaatgtaattaatgaaaaataagtttcaagttagtagttttctattaaaatatactcATAGTTTTGTAATCTTTTATGATTATCTCTCATATAATTCATTCAATGAAGGctgatttttattaacagaattaacAATTATTTGTGAGACACTTCAGTtatgcaatatataatattaaagatatttttatgcatcattttatttttaacttttcatggtacatttatgaaaaatgtcagTATACTAATATTCAgcataataatacacaatataacaaaatatttaatgctTATTATGCTGAATAGTAGTATActgacatttttcataaatgtaccatgaaaagttaaaaataaaatgatgcataaaaatatctttaattttatatattgcataATTGAAGCGTCtcacaaatttttgttatattgtgtattattatgaattatttcgcctttaacttagaaataatttgaattctgaattttttatgaaaataaaatttggaacattaaaatttataaaattgaaaaggtTAAGATCATCCTTTCTTTGCTTGGGAATTTTAGTCTCTATAACAGAAAGTATCCTAAACAATAGATGGTAGTATTTGCAGCATTGTTTCTTTATCTGGTTCAATAAGAATAAGAATGCatacttttttatcttattccCCTAACTTCatgccattaaaaataaaaactaagaataTTTACCTGTCCAaacaaaatgtagtttttaacttggcttaatggatttttaaaaagatgagaCACAGTATAACCATCAGCATCATATACGAGTGTATACCCTGGCCTTATTCCATGTTCTATTTGGTTTAGGAATACAGTCATCATTATCCATTTTATACATTCACTAAATATATACTGTGCTGGTAACATATtgtttaatttgcataaaataatttggttaccaTCTTGATCTAGCCCTGGCAATAATACTATGTACCTGAAACATAGTTGTAACGGTAATATAAAATAGGGTATTTTATATGCTTCCACATATTCTGCGACTGTCATTCTGACAAAATGAGAGTCTGGAGAATGACATTCATTCTGTAGAATGAGATAAAGCTAAAAAATTGTTGAGTTGGTTATATGAATCCTGAAGAACATTAAACAAAGTTAGCTAAATTTTTCCTGTGTATTTTCATCATACTAGCAATTAGTTTTGAGAACAAAGAGCTTATTTTTTCCCCAAGTGAAGAGGTGTTTCAATGAGTTACAGTTATACTATTATTGATATGAtcgttaacattaaattattagtcctttttttattaatggtactgttaattcattcattaattgaaacaaatttatttaatgtgcttcaattattttttcctcCATTCTATTTTAGAAGCCTATTTTCCTCGAAAATGGAAAGTTTATAtctgaaattttctttatgttgATGTTTTGAATTACTAGTAACAtcatttaaaacttattactaTCCTTAATTTGTTATCATAACTGTTACTAAATTAATTGAAGgggttggttttttttataaaaaaagaatcgttaattaaacagaaagaaaGCAACTTTCAACTTCAACCttataaactgtaaaatgtttttcCGTTGatggttgttattattaattaattaactactattaataattaattttgttgcatCAATCCTtgcattttatcatattttgctctaaaataattcaaaaatagatTAGTTTTCCTAAACATCAGTTTCATGTTGATTtgtcattgtaaatttttatttaaataaaacagccttgtgaaattatagaaataatgttgatATACGACTTACAAATTTTCACCGACATCTCTTACTTGCGGTGATGTTATATCCCAATTATGTGAAAATTCTGGCATTGATGATTTATATGTCATAAAAAGTTCTATTGTTTGTTTTACATGTTCTAAATCAAAATAACAAGCATACAAAAATTGTCCAATAGTTTCATCTGTAaccaacaaaagaaaataaattacttaattaattaattaattacttaattaaataataaatttgttgctCGTTTTTACATTTGAAGTACATAATTCTGTTTGTAGGTGTTTGCTTCATCATTACATGACTATA belongs to Lycorma delicatula isolate Av1 chromosome 1, ASM4794821v1, whole genome shotgun sequence and includes:
- the LOC142327773 gene encoding alpha-tocopherol transfer protein-like isoform X1, coding for MSNKRFQWNVTIEEEIARYPQLKMEDVITIREWMATQPHFPKVDDETIGQFLYACYFDLEHVKQTIELFMTYKSSMPEFSHNWDITSPQVRDVGENLYIVLLPGLDQDGNQIILCKLNNMLPAQYIFSECIKWIMMTVFLNQIEHGIRPGYTLVYDADGYTVSHLFKNPLSQVKNYILFGQNASSIRVTGIRFINSSMVIKQLINLVRPFLNQDVMKMLSVHTSSQDYFKNIQREIVPVDYGGEAPSLDELSRRQREKMAGMRHIIMKNEEICADESKREKKVKKQKEVKKEENSKAEESETINTSFKRLELD